From Pseudopipra pipra isolate bDixPip1 chromosome 9, bDixPip1.hap1, whole genome shotgun sequence, a single genomic window includes:
- the SLC44A5 gene encoding choline transporter-like protein 5 isoform X3, whose translation MDTGPPGEPRKFDPKFRGPIHSRQCTDVICCVIFIVVILGYIALGVVAWVHGDPRKVIYPTDSYGQFCGQKETLNENKTILFYFNILKCASPVVLINLQCPTTQLCVSKCPDRFATYIDVQASYRYKPDQWNYFRQFCKPGFNNPRKSVAQVLRDEDCPSMIIPSRPFLKRCFPDFSTKNGVLTVANQTTFKDGRGKTRNVTDLREAANGINNVLDARSIGVKIFEDCAISWYWILIGLFIAMMLSLLFLVLLRFTAGVLFWIFIFGVIGIIGYGIWHCYWEYDHLKGIPGSDLTVYDIGFQTDFKVYLQLRQTWLAFMIILCGVEVIIILMLIFLRNRIRIAIALLKEGSRAIGYIMSTLFYPIVTFILIAICISYWAVTAVFLATSGEPVYKVMANQTLCKYANLTCDPETFNTTNVTKLCPGAQCTFAFYGGESLYHKYIFIFQLANAFVFLWLVNFAIALGQCTLAGAFASYYWAYRKPADIPLWPLFSSFGRAIRYHTGSLAFGALILAIVQLIRVILEYLDHKLKGTQNSFTRFLLCCLKCCFWCLEKFLKFINRNAYIMIAIYGKNFCTSARDAFYLLMRNVVRVAVLDKVTDFLLFLGKILVAGGVGVLAFFFFTQKIPVFAQEVPTLNYYWVPLLTVIIGSYLVAHGFFSVYAMCVDTLFLCFCEDLERNDGSTAKPYFMSASLHRILGKKKLSPKKAVG comes from the exons GCAGTGCACAGACGTTATTTGCTGTGTGATCTTCATAGTTGTCATTCTGGGTTACATTGCATTAGGAGTTGTGG CTTGGGTGCACGGTGACCCCAGGAAAGTGATATATCCAACTGACAGCTATGGGCAGTTCTGTGGTCAGAAAGAAACCCTCAATGA GAACAAGAccattttgttttacttcaaCATTCTGAAATGTGCCAGCCCTGTAGTGTTAATAAACCTGCAGTGCCCTACAACACAG cttTGTGTTTCAAAGTGCCCAGACAGGTTTGCAACTTACATTGATGTTCAGGCTTCCTACAGATATAAACCAGATCAGTGGAATTACTTCAGGCAGTTCTGCAAACCTGGCTTTAACAATCCTCGCAAG TCTGTTGCTCAAGTCCTACGTGATGAAGATTGTCCTTCGATGATCATTCCAAGCAGGCCTT TTCTTAAGAGATGCTTCCCAGACTTCTCCACAAAGAATGGTGTGTTGACCGTGGCAAATCAGACTACGTTCAAAGATGGAAGAGGGAAAACAAGAAATGTAACTGATCTCAGGGAAGCTGCAAA CGGCATCAATAATGTCCTGGATGCAAGATCAATTGGAGTGAAAATTTTTGAAGACTGTGCCATTTCTTGGTATTGGATTTTAAT TGGGCTGTTCATTGCAATGATGCTGAGTCTGCTCTTCCTTGTGTTATTGAGGTTCACGGCTGGGGTTCTCTTCTGGATTTTCATCTTTGGTGTGATTGGAATTATAGGTTATG gcatcTGGCATTGTTACTGGGAATATGATCATCTTAAAGGAATACCTGGATCTGACCTCACTGTTTATGATATTGGATTCCAGACAGACTTCAAAGTGTACCTGCAACTGAGGCAAACATGGTTAGCATTTA TGATAATACTTTGTGGTGTTGAAGTCATAATCATACTGATGCTGATCTTCCTAAGAAATCGGATCCGGATTGCTATTGCACTGTTGAAGGAAGGTAGTAG GGCTATTGGCTATATAATGTCTACACTGTTCTACCCCATTGTCACCTTCATACTCATTGCAATTTGTATTTCCTACTGGGCTGTGACAGCTGT TTTTCTGGCCACATCAGGAGAACCTGTGTATAAAGTCATGGCTAATCAAACACTGTGCAAGTATGCAAACCTGACTTGTGACCCAGAG ACTTTTAACACAACCAATGTGACTAAGTTGTGCCCGGGTGCTCAGTGTACTTTTGCTTTTTATGGAGGAGAAAGCCTGTACCATAAGTACATCTTCATCTTCCAGTTAGCCAATGCCTTTGTCTTTCTCTGGCTGGTGAATTTTGCAATTGCACTAGGTCAGTGTACTCTTGCTGGTGCCTTTGCCTCCTACTACTGGGCCTATCGAAAACCGGCTGATATTCCACTGTGGCCGCTCTTCTCTTCATTTGGACGAGCAATACG atACCACACAGGTTCGCTGGCATTCGGCGCCTTAATTCTTGCAATTGTCCAGCTTATTAGAGTAATACTGGAGTACTTGGATCACAAACTGAAAG gTACTCAGAACTCCTTCACTAGATTTCTACTCTGCTGCCTCAAGTGCTGTTTCTGGTGTTTGgaaaaattcttaaaatttataaacaGAAATGCCTACATCATG ATTGCCATATATGGTAAAAACTTCTGCACCTCGGCAAGGGACGCATTCTATTTGCTTATGCGGAATGTGGTGAG AGTTGCTGTTCTGGACAAAGTTACAGACTTCCTTTTATTCCTGGGGAAAATTCTTGTTGCTGGTGGTGTAG GTGTCCTTgcattctttttcttcacacAGAAAATACCAGTCTTTGCACAGGAAGTGCCAACGTTAAATTACTACTGGGTACCACTGTTG acaGTCATCATTGGCTCCTACCTAGTTGCACACGGGTTCTTCAGTGTCTATGCAATGTGTGTCGACACgcttttcctctgcttct GTGAAGACCTGGAAAGAAATGATGGATCTACAGCAAAACCCTACTTCATGTCAGCTAGCCTCCACCGAATTCTAGGGAAGAAGAAACTAAGCCCTAAGAAGGCAGTGGGATAA
- the SLC44A5 gene encoding choline transporter-like protein 5 isoform X2 → MARKGEASAHLYGEPRKFDPKFRGPIHSRQCTDVICCVIFIVVILGYIALGVVAWVHGDPRKVIYPTDSYGQFCGQKETLNENKTILFYFNILKCASPVVLINLQCPTTQLCVSKCPDRFATYIDVQASYRYKPDQWNYFRQFCKPGFNNPRKSVAQVLRDEDCPSMIIPSRPFLKRCFPDFSTKNGVLTVANQTTFKDGRGKTRNVTDLREAANGINNVLDARSIGVKIFEDCAISWYWILIGLFIAMMLSLLFLVLLRFTAGVLFWIFIFGVIGIIGYGIWHCYWEYDHLKGIPGSDLTVYDIGFQTDFKVYLQLRQTWLAFMIILCGVEVIIILMLIFLRNRIRIAIALLKEGSRAIGYIMSTLFYPIVTFILIAICISYWAVTAVFLATSGEPVYKVMANQTLCKYANLTCDPETFNTTNVTKLCPGAQCTFAFYGGESLYHKYIFIFQLANAFVFLWLVNFAIALGQCTLAGAFASYYWAYRKPADIPLWPLFSSFGRAIRYHTGSLAFGALILAIVQLIRVILEYLDHKLKGTQNSFTRFLLCCLKCCFWCLEKFLKFINRNAYIMIAIYGKNFCTSARDAFYLLMRNVVRVAVLDKVTDFLLFLGKILVAGGVGVLAFFFFTQKIPVFAQEVPTLNYYWVPLLTVIIGSYLVAHGFFSVYAMCVDTLFLCFCEDLERNDGSTAKPYFMSASLHRILGKKKLSPKKAVG, encoded by the exons GCAGTGCACAGACGTTATTTGCTGTGTGATCTTCATAGTTGTCATTCTGGGTTACATTGCATTAGGAGTTGTGG CTTGGGTGCACGGTGACCCCAGGAAAGTGATATATCCAACTGACAGCTATGGGCAGTTCTGTGGTCAGAAAGAAACCCTCAATGA GAACAAGAccattttgttttacttcaaCATTCTGAAATGTGCCAGCCCTGTAGTGTTAATAAACCTGCAGTGCCCTACAACACAG cttTGTGTTTCAAAGTGCCCAGACAGGTTTGCAACTTACATTGATGTTCAGGCTTCCTACAGATATAAACCAGATCAGTGGAATTACTTCAGGCAGTTCTGCAAACCTGGCTTTAACAATCCTCGCAAG TCTGTTGCTCAAGTCCTACGTGATGAAGATTGTCCTTCGATGATCATTCCAAGCAGGCCTT TTCTTAAGAGATGCTTCCCAGACTTCTCCACAAAGAATGGTGTGTTGACCGTGGCAAATCAGACTACGTTCAAAGATGGAAGAGGGAAAACAAGAAATGTAACTGATCTCAGGGAAGCTGCAAA CGGCATCAATAATGTCCTGGATGCAAGATCAATTGGAGTGAAAATTTTTGAAGACTGTGCCATTTCTTGGTATTGGATTTTAAT TGGGCTGTTCATTGCAATGATGCTGAGTCTGCTCTTCCTTGTGTTATTGAGGTTCACGGCTGGGGTTCTCTTCTGGATTTTCATCTTTGGTGTGATTGGAATTATAGGTTATG gcatcTGGCATTGTTACTGGGAATATGATCATCTTAAAGGAATACCTGGATCTGACCTCACTGTTTATGATATTGGATTCCAGACAGACTTCAAAGTGTACCTGCAACTGAGGCAAACATGGTTAGCATTTA TGATAATACTTTGTGGTGTTGAAGTCATAATCATACTGATGCTGATCTTCCTAAGAAATCGGATCCGGATTGCTATTGCACTGTTGAAGGAAGGTAGTAG GGCTATTGGCTATATAATGTCTACACTGTTCTACCCCATTGTCACCTTCATACTCATTGCAATTTGTATTTCCTACTGGGCTGTGACAGCTGT TTTTCTGGCCACATCAGGAGAACCTGTGTATAAAGTCATGGCTAATCAAACACTGTGCAAGTATGCAAACCTGACTTGTGACCCAGAG ACTTTTAACACAACCAATGTGACTAAGTTGTGCCCGGGTGCTCAGTGTACTTTTGCTTTTTATGGAGGAGAAAGCCTGTACCATAAGTACATCTTCATCTTCCAGTTAGCCAATGCCTTTGTCTTTCTCTGGCTGGTGAATTTTGCAATTGCACTAGGTCAGTGTACTCTTGCTGGTGCCTTTGCCTCCTACTACTGGGCCTATCGAAAACCGGCTGATATTCCACTGTGGCCGCTCTTCTCTTCATTTGGACGAGCAATACG atACCACACAGGTTCGCTGGCATTCGGCGCCTTAATTCTTGCAATTGTCCAGCTTATTAGAGTAATACTGGAGTACTTGGATCACAAACTGAAAG gTACTCAGAACTCCTTCACTAGATTTCTACTCTGCTGCCTCAAGTGCTGTTTCTGGTGTTTGgaaaaattcttaaaatttataaacaGAAATGCCTACATCATG ATTGCCATATATGGTAAAAACTTCTGCACCTCGGCAAGGGACGCATTCTATTTGCTTATGCGGAATGTGGTGAG AGTTGCTGTTCTGGACAAAGTTACAGACTTCCTTTTATTCCTGGGGAAAATTCTTGTTGCTGGTGGTGTAG GTGTCCTTgcattctttttcttcacacAGAAAATACCAGTCTTTGCACAGGAAGTGCCAACGTTAAATTACTACTGGGTACCACTGTTG acaGTCATCATTGGCTCCTACCTAGTTGCACACGGGTTCTTCAGTGTCTATGCAATGTGTGTCGACACgcttttcctctgcttct GTGAAGACCTGGAAAGAAATGATGGATCTACAGCAAAACCCTACTTCATGTCAGCTAGCCTCCACCGAATTCTAGGGAAGAAGAAACTAAGCCCTAAGAAGGCAGTGGGATAA
- the SLC44A5 gene encoding choline transporter-like protein 5 isoform X1, translating into MEVPEKGRKECMEPRQRYSGTPLLNYRSIWGEPRKFDPKFRGPIHSRQCTDVICCVIFIVVILGYIALGVVAWVHGDPRKVIYPTDSYGQFCGQKETLNENKTILFYFNILKCASPVVLINLQCPTTQLCVSKCPDRFATYIDVQASYRYKPDQWNYFRQFCKPGFNNPRKSVAQVLRDEDCPSMIIPSRPFLKRCFPDFSTKNGVLTVANQTTFKDGRGKTRNVTDLREAANGINNVLDARSIGVKIFEDCAISWYWILIGLFIAMMLSLLFLVLLRFTAGVLFWIFIFGVIGIIGYGIWHCYWEYDHLKGIPGSDLTVYDIGFQTDFKVYLQLRQTWLAFMIILCGVEVIIILMLIFLRNRIRIAIALLKEGSRAIGYIMSTLFYPIVTFILIAICISYWAVTAVFLATSGEPVYKVMANQTLCKYANLTCDPETFNTTNVTKLCPGAQCTFAFYGGESLYHKYIFIFQLANAFVFLWLVNFAIALGQCTLAGAFASYYWAYRKPADIPLWPLFSSFGRAIRYHTGSLAFGALILAIVQLIRVILEYLDHKLKGTQNSFTRFLLCCLKCCFWCLEKFLKFINRNAYIMIAIYGKNFCTSARDAFYLLMRNVVRVAVLDKVTDFLLFLGKILVAGGVGVLAFFFFTQKIPVFAQEVPTLNYYWVPLLTVIIGSYLVAHGFFSVYAMCVDTLFLCFCEDLERNDGSTAKPYFMSASLHRILGKKKLSPKKAVG; encoded by the exons GCAGTGCACAGACGTTATTTGCTGTGTGATCTTCATAGTTGTCATTCTGGGTTACATTGCATTAGGAGTTGTGG CTTGGGTGCACGGTGACCCCAGGAAAGTGATATATCCAACTGACAGCTATGGGCAGTTCTGTGGTCAGAAAGAAACCCTCAATGA GAACAAGAccattttgttttacttcaaCATTCTGAAATGTGCCAGCCCTGTAGTGTTAATAAACCTGCAGTGCCCTACAACACAG cttTGTGTTTCAAAGTGCCCAGACAGGTTTGCAACTTACATTGATGTTCAGGCTTCCTACAGATATAAACCAGATCAGTGGAATTACTTCAGGCAGTTCTGCAAACCTGGCTTTAACAATCCTCGCAAG TCTGTTGCTCAAGTCCTACGTGATGAAGATTGTCCTTCGATGATCATTCCAAGCAGGCCTT TTCTTAAGAGATGCTTCCCAGACTTCTCCACAAAGAATGGTGTGTTGACCGTGGCAAATCAGACTACGTTCAAAGATGGAAGAGGGAAAACAAGAAATGTAACTGATCTCAGGGAAGCTGCAAA CGGCATCAATAATGTCCTGGATGCAAGATCAATTGGAGTGAAAATTTTTGAAGACTGTGCCATTTCTTGGTATTGGATTTTAAT TGGGCTGTTCATTGCAATGATGCTGAGTCTGCTCTTCCTTGTGTTATTGAGGTTCACGGCTGGGGTTCTCTTCTGGATTTTCATCTTTGGTGTGATTGGAATTATAGGTTATG gcatcTGGCATTGTTACTGGGAATATGATCATCTTAAAGGAATACCTGGATCTGACCTCACTGTTTATGATATTGGATTCCAGACAGACTTCAAAGTGTACCTGCAACTGAGGCAAACATGGTTAGCATTTA TGATAATACTTTGTGGTGTTGAAGTCATAATCATACTGATGCTGATCTTCCTAAGAAATCGGATCCGGATTGCTATTGCACTGTTGAAGGAAGGTAGTAG GGCTATTGGCTATATAATGTCTACACTGTTCTACCCCATTGTCACCTTCATACTCATTGCAATTTGTATTTCCTACTGGGCTGTGACAGCTGT TTTTCTGGCCACATCAGGAGAACCTGTGTATAAAGTCATGGCTAATCAAACACTGTGCAAGTATGCAAACCTGACTTGTGACCCAGAG ACTTTTAACACAACCAATGTGACTAAGTTGTGCCCGGGTGCTCAGTGTACTTTTGCTTTTTATGGAGGAGAAAGCCTGTACCATAAGTACATCTTCATCTTCCAGTTAGCCAATGCCTTTGTCTTTCTCTGGCTGGTGAATTTTGCAATTGCACTAGGTCAGTGTACTCTTGCTGGTGCCTTTGCCTCCTACTACTGGGCCTATCGAAAACCGGCTGATATTCCACTGTGGCCGCTCTTCTCTTCATTTGGACGAGCAATACG atACCACACAGGTTCGCTGGCATTCGGCGCCTTAATTCTTGCAATTGTCCAGCTTATTAGAGTAATACTGGAGTACTTGGATCACAAACTGAAAG gTACTCAGAACTCCTTCACTAGATTTCTACTCTGCTGCCTCAAGTGCTGTTTCTGGTGTTTGgaaaaattcttaaaatttataaacaGAAATGCCTACATCATG ATTGCCATATATGGTAAAAACTTCTGCACCTCGGCAAGGGACGCATTCTATTTGCTTATGCGGAATGTGGTGAG AGTTGCTGTTCTGGACAAAGTTACAGACTTCCTTTTATTCCTGGGGAAAATTCTTGTTGCTGGTGGTGTAG GTGTCCTTgcattctttttcttcacacAGAAAATACCAGTCTTTGCACAGGAAGTGCCAACGTTAAATTACTACTGGGTACCACTGTTG acaGTCATCATTGGCTCCTACCTAGTTGCACACGGGTTCTTCAGTGTCTATGCAATGTGTGTCGACACgcttttcctctgcttct GTGAAGACCTGGAAAGAAATGATGGATCTACAGCAAAACCCTACTTCATGTCAGCTAGCCTCCACCGAATTCTAGGGAAGAAGAAACTAAGCCCTAAGAAGGCAGTGGGATAA